A single genomic interval of Canis lupus dingo isolate Sandy chromosome 6, ASM325472v2, whole genome shotgun sequence harbors:
- the LOC112640728 gene encoding transcription initiation factor TFIID subunit 13 isoform X7, which translates to MADEEEDPAFEEENEEIGGGAEGGQGKRKRLFSKELRCMMYGFGDDQNPYTESVDILEDLVIEFITEMTHKAMSIGRQGRVQVEDIVFLIRKDPRKFARVKDLLTMNEELKRARKAFDEANYGS; encoded by the exons ATGGCCGACGAGGAGGAAGACCCTGCT tttgaggaagaaaatgaagaaattggagGAGGTGCAGAAGGCGGACAGGGTAAaaggaagagacttttttctaaagaat TGCGATGTATGATGTATGGGTTTGGGGATGACCAGAATCCTTATACTGAGTCAGTGGATATTCTTGAAGACCTTGTCATAGAGTTCATCACtgaaatg ACTCACAAGGCAATGTCAATTGGAAGACAAGGTCGGGTACAAGTCGAAGATATCGTCTTCTTGATTCGAAAGGACCCAAGGAAGTTTGCTAGGGTTAAAGACTTGCTTACTATGAATGAAGAATTGAAACGAGCTAGAAAAGCTTTTGATGAAGCAAATTATGGGTCTTGa